The Infirmifilum lucidum DNA segment GGGTACACTGGGAGGATTTCGCACGTGAGCACCGGTGGGGGTGCCTTAATAGAGTACTTGATCAAAGGGACACTCCCCGTAGTGGAGGTTCTGAAGACGTATTCGAAGTGAGCAAAAACAAATAATTGCGTGTTTTTCCTCTTAAATTGTATGAAGCCTGGCTGGTCTATTTCTCTCTACGGGGAGATTCCGCAAGGAGGGATAGCCGTAGTGGGGCTACCGGATGCAGGGCTAGTGGGGCCGATATCCACATCGCACCTCGTCAAGCAGTGGGATCTCAGGAACATTGGCTACATTGACTCGCCCAGCATACCTCCAGTCATACTCTTCCACGAAGCGTCTCCTCTACTACCAATCCGCATCTATGGCGGGTATAAGGGCAACGACTTTATCTTAGTCGTCCACTCCGACGTCGCGATACCTCCAAAGTCGATATACGGGCTTTCCTCCTTTTTGACCGCTAAACTGGTCGAGAAGGGTGTTAAGAGGGTGTTTCTGCTAGGGGGGATAGCTGTACAGGATAGGCTTAACATAGAGACTCCAAAGACCTATGCAGCCTCGATCGAGGCGGAGACACTAGACTACGCGAGAAGGATGGGCATCGAGCCGCTCAAAGAGGGGTTCATAGGGGGTGTTTACGCGCAGATACTTAAGGAGGGCTATAAGAGGGGGCTCAGTGCGCTAGCGCTACTCTCGGAGTGCTTTCTCAATTACCCAGACCCAGGCGCTTCAGCCTCGACACTTCAGGCATTCTCGAAACTAGTGGGTAAAGAAGTCGACGTCAGGCAGTTGATCGAGCAGGAGGAGGAGATACGGCTAAAACTACGCGAGTTAATGAAGAGGACTATGGAGACAATGAAAGGATCCGGGAAGGAGTACGAGTACACGATACCCGCTTTGTACGTTTAGGGGGGATGCAGATGGAGGCGTGGTTGAAGAGGCAAATCGAGGAGATGATGAGGGAGTTCCAGAAGATTCGGGAGGAGGTCGAGAGGTTCGAGGAGGAGTTCTTCCAATCCTTTACGGCGCGTGAGGAGAGAACAGTAGTGCCTCTCTACGAGGTTAGGCGCTCTTCAGATAAGATCAGGGTGTGCGCCGACCTGGCTGGCGTGAGAGACAAGGAGAATATCGATGTGCGCGTGGAGGGCCGTACATTGAAGATAGAAGCGGCATTCTCTAGGCCTTTTTCCCTAGAGGGGTTCGTGTTCCTGAGAGGGGGTGTCTCAAAGTATAGATTAGAAATCCCCCTGCCAGAGAACATTGACGTAGGCGGGATAAAGGCTACGTTTAGGAAGGGGGTGCTCGAAGTGGAGATACCCTTGAAGGTAGA contains these protein-coding regions:
- a CDS encoding proteasome assembly chaperone family protein, yielding MKPGWSISLYGEIPQGGIAVVGLPDAGLVGPISTSHLVKQWDLRNIGYIDSPSIPPVILFHEASPLLPIRIYGGYKGNDFILVVHSDVAIPPKSIYGLSSFLTAKLVEKGVKRVFLLGGIAVQDRLNIETPKTYAASIEAETLDYARRMGIEPLKEGFIGGVYAQILKEGYKRGLSALALLSECFLNYPDPGASASTLQAFSKLVGKEVDVRQLIEQEEEIRLKLRELMKRTMETMKGSGKEYEYTIPALYV
- a CDS encoding Hsp20/alpha crystallin family protein; its protein translation is MEAWLKRQIEEMMREFQKIREEVERFEEEFFQSFTAREERTVVPLYEVRRSSDKIRVCADLAGVRDKENIDVRVEGRTLKIEAAFSRPFSLEGFVFLRGGVSKYRLEIPLPENIDVGGIKATFRKGVLEVEIPLKVEKFRVKVE